The Maridesulfovibrio ferrireducens DNA window TATGAACTTTAAATCCATAATGAAATTTACCGGCTTTTTTCAGCCATGCTGCGCCTGTGTCATCGGAGTAACTGACTTCATATTTGGGAACGTCTTCGTTTCTGTCTTCGGAAACTATTTCAGTATCAATTGTTTTCCTCGGCCTGCGGGATGAACCGATCACACTAGCATCTACGATACTTCCATTGCGGACTAAAAGCTGTTTTTCTTCCAGCTGTTCGTTTAGTAAAAATAACAATTTTTCGTAAATATTAAGGATAATAAGTCCGTTCCTGAATCGACAAATGGTTGTTGAATCAGGAATTTCATCTTCAATGGACATATCGAGAAAACGAACAAATGAAAGCCGATCACAAATTGCAAATTCGACAGCTTCATCGCTTAAATTATACCATTTTTGCAATAGTAAAATCTTAAACATAAACATTTCCGGATAAGCCGGAGAGCCTACGACATTGGCCTTGCGTTTAATTTTCAACTTTAAAAACCGTGCAATTGGTCTCCAGTCAATAATTTCATTAACATCATCCAAAAAGCTTCTTTTCGTCCGCCTTCTAGAAATAAAGAAATCACCAAGTCCCTGTTTCTCTTTTTTGCGCAAAGTCATATCAAATCTCCCTCATGATCTAAGGAGATTTTACTAA harbors:
- a CDS encoding IS5 family transposase encodes the protein MTLRKKEKQGLGDFFISRRRTKRSFLDDVNEIIDWRPIARFLKLKIKRKANVVGSPAYPEMFMFKILLLQKWYNLSDEAVEFAICDRLSFVRFLDMSIEDEIPDSTTICRFRNGLIILNIYEKLLFLLNEQLEEKQLLVRNGSIVDASVIGSSRRPRKTIDTEIVSEDRNEDVPKYEVSYSDDTGAAWLKKAGKFHYGFKVHMGTDAECGFILGGIMTPANYSDTGQFTDLVNKLNLPDNAPVFADKGYTSQKNRTHLIDNNLQDGIMFRNQKNRKLSELEKMINRGISSVRYIVERSFGTLKQHFRFDRSRYVGIEKVEAEFNLVAMAFNIKKAVRMVC